One window of the Shewanella khirikhana genome contains the following:
- a CDS encoding NAD(P)H-quinone oxidoreductase has translation MTSVYTHVDFASPGAPEVMTLVQSPMPEPAEGEVLIRVRAAGVNGPDLAQRRGAYPPPPGASPVLGLEVAGEIAALGKDVSRWQLGDKVCALVPGGGYGEYVLTPALHCLPLPQGMSMAQAAALPETFFTVWGNLFMRAGLKSGETLLIQGGSGGIGSTAIVLAKALGSRVLVTSGSEHKRAYCLSLGADDAFDYRDEALVDKVLAATDGRGVDVVLDMAGGAMINTNLKLLAMDGRMVSVAMQSGPRAEVDIFRLMMKRISWTGSTLRPQSIAAKAEIARQLEQLVWPLLEKGECRVPLFGEYPLSEVVKVHALMEAGSHNGKLVLVP, from the coding sequence ATGACATCTGTTTATACCCATGTTGATTTTGCATCTCCCGGTGCGCCGGAGGTGATGACACTGGTGCAAAGCCCCATGCCTGAACCCGCCGAGGGTGAAGTGCTGATCCGGGTGCGGGCAGCGGGGGTGAACGGTCCGGATCTGGCGCAAAGGCGCGGGGCTTATCCACCGCCGCCGGGGGCGTCGCCTGTGCTTGGATTGGAAGTGGCCGGCGAGATAGCTGCCCTCGGGAAGGACGTCAGCCGCTGGCAGCTTGGTGACAAGGTGTGTGCCCTGGTGCCGGGCGGCGGCTATGGTGAGTATGTGCTTACCCCTGCGCTGCACTGCTTGCCGTTGCCGCAGGGGATGTCTATGGCACAGGCGGCGGCGCTGCCGGAAACCTTCTTTACCGTGTGGGGCAATCTGTTTATGCGGGCGGGGCTTAAATCGGGCGAGACGCTGCTTATCCAGGGTGGCAGTGGTGGCATAGGCTCCACCGCCATCGTCCTTGCCAAAGCGCTGGGAAGCCGGGTACTGGTGACCTCCGGCAGTGAACACAAGCGTGCCTATTGCCTGAGCCTTGGCGCTGACGACGCCTTTGATTATCGAGACGAGGCGCTGGTGGACAAGGTGCTGGCCGCCACCGATGGTCGCGGCGTGGACGTGGTTCTGGATATGGCGGGTGGCGCCATGATCAATACCAATTTGAAGCTGCTGGCCATGGATGGACGCATGGTGTCTGTGGCGATGCAGTCAGGCCCCCGGGCCGAGGTGGATATTTTCCGGCTGATGATGAAGCGCATCAGCTGGACCGGCTCGACCCTACGACCCCAGAGCATTGCCGCCAAGGCTGAGATTGCCCGGCAGCTCGAACAGCTGGTGTGGCCGCTGCTGGAAAAGGGGGAGTGCCGGGTGCCACTTTTTGGTGAATATCCGTTATCGGAGGTGGTGAAAGTGCACGCGCTGATGGAGGCTGGAAGCCACAACGGAAAATTGGTACTTGTGCCTTGA
- a CDS encoding aldose epimerase family protein, whose amino-acid sequence MVRHTVLDPWQDPRGGEIERVRLDNGQLAIEVLSLGGIIRSLWTPDRHGERANIVLGCDSAEDYLIQQAHLGAIAGRFANRIAKGKLDYQGQQIQLDVNQAGNCLHGGHEGFNRKNWDLGLLPDGVRLSLKSPDGDMGFPGNCSVQLDYRLVGNNLFVEIMAATDKACPVSLTQHSYFNLDGQADCASHRVAMHANSYLEMDPTGIPTGVYPVEGTALDLRQLDNLGSRRSHSALAATQGFDHCYLLGNNSELTLAATLASPLSGRQLQLYTNQPGIQLYGANFLGGETGRGGKIYGRYQGVCLEPQLIPDSPNQPMLGKGWLQPGEIYHHISRYQFDIAE is encoded by the coding sequence ATGGTGCGTCATACGGTACTCGACCCCTGGCAGGATCCCAGGGGCGGCGAGATTGAGCGGGTACGGCTGGACAATGGCCAACTGGCCATTGAGGTACTGAGCCTGGGCGGCATTATCCGCTCTCTGTGGACCCCCGATCGCCATGGCGAACGCGCCAACATAGTACTGGGCTGCGACAGCGCCGAAGACTACCTCATCCAGCAGGCCCATTTGGGCGCTATCGCCGGGCGTTTTGCCAACCGCATCGCCAAGGGCAAACTCGACTATCAGGGCCAGCAAATCCAGCTAGATGTAAACCAAGCAGGCAACTGCCTGCATGGCGGTCACGAAGGCTTCAACCGCAAGAACTGGGATCTTGGTCTGCTACCCGATGGGGTGCGCCTGAGCCTTAAGAGCCCAGATGGTGACATGGGTTTTCCCGGCAATTGCTCGGTACAACTCGATTACCGCCTGGTGGGTAACAACCTGTTTGTGGAAATCATGGCCGCCACCGACAAGGCCTGCCCGGTGAGCCTGACTCAGCACAGCTATTTCAATCTCGATGGCCAGGCCGACTGCGCCAGCCACAGGGTTGCCATGCATGCCAACAGCTATCTGGAAATGGACCCAACCGGCATCCCCACCGGCGTCTACCCGGTCGAAGGCACGGCGCTGGATCTGCGTCAATTGGATAACCTTGGCAGTCGTCGCAGCCACAGCGCGCTGGCAGCCACCCAGGGGTTTGACCATTGTTATCTGCTTGGCAATAACAGCGAGCTGACGCTTGCCGCAACCCTGGCATCGCCATTGTCTGGGCGCCAGTTACAGCTTTATACCAACCAGCCGGGCATCCAGCTGTATGGCGCCAACTTCCTCGGCGGCGAAACCGGCCGTGGCGGCAAAATCTATGGTCGCTATCAGGGGGTGTGTCTGGAGCCGCAACTGATCCCGGATTCGCCCAATCAGCCAATGTTGGGCAAAGGCTGGCTGCAGCCGGGTGAGATTTATCATCACATCAGCCGTTATCAGTTTGATATTGCGGAATAA
- a CDS encoding cation:proton antiporter family protein, producing the protein MEPAILVITLACGLLVNRVGLPPLIGYLVAGFVLYMFGIEESSLPLLQQFADLGVTLLLFAIGLKLDLRSLFKAEVWAGASLHLLGTMLFLVPVLKLLGVLGLSQLTDLSFNQLTLLAFALGFSSTVFAVKVLEDKGDMQTLYGRVAIGILIMQDIFAVAFLTASKGEVPSIWALSLLLLPLARPLIYRAFDRVGHGELLVLFGLVMALVMGAWLFEAVGLKPDLGALIVGVLLAGHPKASELAKSLFYFKELFLVAFFLTIGLNGLPTLEDVALAGLLVALLPFKIALFVMLLTRFKLRSRTSMLASFNLGNYSEFGLIVAAVAASKGWLPSQWLIIIAVALSLSFLIAAPLNNLVGKIYQKYQQPLKRMERPPLHPEDRPIPIGNPRFLILGMGRIGSGAYDELAARFDGEILGIEHKQELVEFHRSEGRNVVQGDASDTDFWEKLDRAPNLELVLLAMPHHTGNLFAVEQLKKQDYQGKISAIVQYAEHTESLRECGVHSVYNLYEAAGAGFVDHVANELMPSSAKTAEANA; encoded by the coding sequence CTCGCCTGCGGCCTTCTGGTCAACCGCGTCGGTCTGCCGCCCCTCATCGGATATCTGGTCGCCGGATTTGTGCTCTATATGTTTGGCATCGAAGAGTCGAGCCTGCCGCTGCTGCAGCAATTTGCCGATTTGGGTGTGACCCTGCTGCTGTTTGCCATTGGTCTGAAACTCGATTTACGCAGCCTGTTCAAGGCTGAAGTCTGGGCCGGGGCCAGTTTGCATCTGCTGGGCACCATGCTGTTTTTGGTGCCTGTGCTCAAACTGCTGGGTGTTCTGGGGCTCAGTCAGCTCACCGACTTAAGCTTTAACCAGCTGACCCTGCTGGCCTTTGCGCTCGGCTTCTCCTCCACGGTGTTTGCGGTCAAGGTGCTCGAAGACAAGGGCGATATGCAGACCCTCTACGGCCGGGTCGCCATTGGTATCCTGATTATGCAGGACATCTTCGCCGTAGCCTTCCTCACTGCCTCCAAGGGCGAAGTACCGTCCATCTGGGCGCTGTCACTCTTGCTGCTGCCACTGGCGCGACCACTGATTTACCGCGCTTTCGACCGGGTTGGCCACGGCGAGCTGCTGGTGCTGTTTGGCCTGGTAATGGCGCTGGTGATGGGTGCCTGGCTGTTTGAGGCCGTGGGCCTTAAGCCCGACCTCGGCGCCCTGATTGTCGGTGTGCTGCTGGCGGGACACCCCAAGGCATCAGAGCTTGCCAAATCGCTGTTTTACTTCAAAGAGCTCTTCCTGGTGGCCTTCTTCCTCACCATAGGTCTCAACGGCTTGCCGACCCTGGAAGACGTGGCGCTGGCAGGGCTTTTGGTGGCACTGCTGCCCTTTAAGATTGCCCTGTTTGTAATGCTGCTGACCCGCTTCAAACTGCGCTCGCGCACCTCGATGCTGGCCTCGTTCAACCTGGGTAACTACAGTGAATTCGGTCTGATTGTGGCTGCCGTTGCCGCCTCCAAAGGCTGGCTGCCGTCCCAGTGGCTTATCATTATCGCGGTGGCGCTCAGCTTAAGCTTCCTGATTGCGGCGCCGCTGAACAACCTCGTGGGCAAGATTTACCAGAAGTACCAGCAGCCACTGAAGCGCATGGAGCGCCCACCACTGCACCCCGAGGACAGACCCATTCCCATTGGCAACCCACGCTTTTTGATTTTGGGTATGGGCCGTATCGGCTCCGGTGCCTACGATGAACTGGCCGCGCGCTTTGACGGCGAAATCCTCGGCATCGAGCACAAGCAGGAACTGGTGGAGTTTCACCGCTCTGAAGGACGCAACGTAGTGCAGGGCGATGCCTCGGATACCGACTTCTGGGAAAAGCTCGACCGCGCCCCCAATCTGGAACTGGTATTGCTGGCAATGCCGCACCACACAGGTAATCTGTTTGCGGTTGAGCAGCTCAAGAAACAGGATTATCAGGGCAAGATCAGCGCCATTGTTCAGTATGCGGAACATACCGAATCCCTCAGGGAGTGTGGCGTCCACAGTGTCTACAATCTGTATGAAGCGGCGGGTGCCGGTTTTGTGGATCATGTGGCCAATGAACTCATGCCTTCCTCTGCAAAAACCGCCGAGGCCAACGCCTGA